From Spartinivicinus ruber, the proteins below share one genomic window:
- a CDS encoding phage tail tape measure protein: MANNSIQHTNVSQPTQQAIQRALIYNDSSTGNSRQQSFSTVINKAVVPRIVRSLSNEPQVGSVQQESTRTKRAAEVKRESLTAEVSGSNIERGAQLKVSDRNGTRVIHDRDDGQIDGKIQFQVNPNENGDYSIKVDNDQAPDFSFNANVGNTQVEGLKPGIQDTLSHAPAVSIINNGNQLQIKANFSAEQINLFKTITKGNLIGNLGSTPADPRNQQFERQLLDGTADPHKVSQLLSRIDNTRQLAISNVNERLFDVVNNLRELEGINLKKPLSTDSSAVASQKLFEGMQQVSALGTALQSTYGDLQQALKQANSYGISDEYLAAGLKALEFNGKTGEAALKAMETKIQSAADNFFDKATELIKVGDQLIGRIKDYEAKKQMMDTLQTVLGFATLSFSFAGAARSLFKGAAGFLKASKNTKLLKEGADNAKSAADEAQTALNEAIKNTRPRVPGSARYRPDLIALDRQREKTLGLQKIAGDAQKAFNDGVKEVSKKRNALLDSAKTGLDSATSTASTINLTIARHRPGVEQPDTGLANQTDQFMSSGDSAGLRDSASYQRFHKTFVDMYLKYAIALDMGDKVAHHHAYGEYDDGGYDMVHMPPPEAHQQKRKEMEAQVIELNNNAQPGEFYYLVDQRKSRGFWRQSSWTLDIVKIDTGAYMKVPERAYLHGNNVTRDFSEFIPDFDVTDYVGIIS; encoded by the coding sequence GTAGACAACAGTCGTTTTCTACAGTTATTAATAAAGCTGTTGTCCCCAGGATTGTTCGATCATTATCAAATGAGCCGCAAGTTGGCTCTGTGCAGCAAGAATCTACCCGAACCAAACGAGCCGCTGAAGTGAAAAGGGAGTCCCTGACGGCAGAAGTATCTGGTTCTAATATAGAACGAGGGGCGCAATTAAAAGTGTCTGATCGTAATGGAACTAGAGTAATTCATGATCGTGATGATGGGCAGATAGATGGAAAAATTCAGTTTCAAGTAAATCCTAATGAAAATGGTGATTACAGTATAAAAGTCGATAATGACCAAGCACCGGACTTCAGTTTTAATGCCAATGTAGGCAATACCCAAGTGGAAGGACTAAAACCAGGCATTCAAGATACGTTAAGTCATGCACCTGCAGTATCAATAATAAACAATGGGAACCAGCTGCAGATAAAGGCTAATTTTTCTGCAGAGCAAATCAATTTGTTTAAAACCATTACCAAGGGTAATTTAATTGGTAATTTAGGTAGTACGCCTGCAGATCCGCGCAATCAACAGTTTGAACGTCAGTTATTAGATGGTACGGCTGATCCTCATAAAGTAAGTCAATTACTGAGCCGCATTGATAATACCCGACAGTTAGCTATTAGTAATGTTAATGAGCGTTTATTTGATGTTGTCAATAATCTGCGTGAGTTAGAAGGAATTAATTTAAAGAAACCCTTATCTACAGATAGCTCGGCAGTGGCCAGTCAAAAATTGTTTGAAGGTATGCAACAAGTCAGTGCTTTGGGTACAGCACTACAGTCGACTTATGGGGATTTGCAACAAGCGTTAAAACAAGCAAATAGTTATGGGATATCTGATGAATATTTAGCTGCTGGATTAAAAGCGCTAGAATTTAATGGTAAAACAGGTGAAGCTGCTCTCAAGGCAATGGAAACAAAAATTCAATCGGCAGCGGATAATTTTTTTGATAAAGCAACAGAACTGATCAAAGTGGGTGATCAATTGATTGGTCGAATCAAAGACTATGAAGCCAAAAAACAGATGATGGATACCTTACAAACTGTTTTGGGTTTTGCAACCTTAAGTTTTTCCTTTGCTGGTGCAGCACGTAGCTTATTTAAAGGTGCTGCAGGTTTTTTAAAGGCGTCAAAAAATACTAAATTGTTAAAAGAGGGAGCTGATAACGCCAAGAGTGCAGCTGATGAAGCTCAAACTGCGCTTAATGAAGCTATCAAAAATACTCGACCCAGAGTGCCAGGTAGTGCCCGTTATCGGCCAGATTTAATTGCCTTGGATAGGCAGCGGGAGAAAACACTGGGGTTACAGAAAATTGCCGGAGACGCTCAAAAAGCATTCAATGATGGTGTGAAGGAGGTCAGTAAAAAACGTAATGCTTTATTAGACTCAGCGAAAACAGGATTGGATTCTGCAACCAGTACAGCATCAACAATTAATTTAACTATTGCACGGCATAGACCGGGTGTTGAGCAACCTGATACTGGGCTAGCTAACCAGACGGATCAATTTATGAGTTCTGGTGATAGCGCTGGGTTGCGTGATTCAGCCAGTTATCAACGTTTTCATAAGACATTTGTCGATATGTATTTGAAGTATGCAATTGCACTGGATATGGGGGATAAGGTGGCACACCATCATGCATATGGTGAATATGATGATGGTGGTTATGATATGGTACATATGCCACCACCTGAAGCACACCAGCAAAAGCGAAAAGAAATGGAAGCACAAGTCATAGAATTAAACAACAATGCGCAACCGGGAGAGTTTTACTACTTGGTGGACCAACGCAAGTCCAGAGGTTTCTGGCGGCAGTCATCATGGACGTTGGATATCGTTAAAATTGATACCGGTGCTTATATGAAGGTGCCAGAAAGAGCTTATTTGCATGGTAACAATGTAACTCGTGATTTCTCAGAGTTTATTCCAGACTTCGACGTTACTGACTATGTGGGGATTATAAGCTAG